Proteins co-encoded in one Juglans regia cultivar Chandler chromosome 16, Walnut 2.0, whole genome shotgun sequence genomic window:
- the LOC109012539 gene encoding uncharacterized protein LOC109012539 yields the protein MAIDVCSEISSAGISPRISFSYDLNRPDVLSNEDHCRRSDLTLLDSSSDFVFCIGNRFAQELAPADELFSNGKIRAKEIKRKVTSPDETSIKSESVSSRPRPSCSGNTEKKQLKDLLSNNFDAEEKPPSKSFWQFKRSSSLNFDSVRSRSLIRSLQFLSRSNSTGSVPNNSKQPTTSKGTQKPHLQKQPSVSRRKSSASCPTTYYSYSSSQRPCTKIKNCGAYGDGVRISPVLNLPPPCISRVTVSFFGFGSLFCNGKAKKKKK from the coding sequence ATGGCAATCGATGTCTGCTCGGAGATTTCGAGCGCGGGAATCAGCCCAAGAATCTCGTTTTCATATGATCTGAACAGGCCAGATGTTCTGTCAAACGAGGATCACTGCCGCCGGTCGGACTTGACCCTCTTGGATTCCAGCTCCGACTTCGTCTTCTGCATTGGTAATAGATTTGCACAAGAACTGGCTCCGGCTGACGAGCTTTTCTCCAACGGCAAGATCCGTGCAAAAGAAATCAAACGAAAGGTCACTTCCCCAGATGAAACGTCAATCAAATCGGAGTCCGTCTCTTCTCGTCCACGGCCTTCCTGTTCTGGGAACACAGAAAAGAAGCAGCTCAAAGACTTATTGTCCAACAATTTTGACGCGGAAGAAAAGCCTCCATCAAAATCTTTCTGGCAGTTCAAGCGAAGCAGCAGCCTCAACTTTGACAGTGTGAGAAGCCGAAGCTTAATCCGCTCATTACAGTTCTTATCGAGAAGCAACTCAACAGGTTCGGTACCAAATAATTCCAAACAACCAACAACTTCGAAGGGGACCCAGAAGCCGCATTTGCAGAAACAACCGTCGGTGTCAAGAAGAAAGTCATCGGCATCATGTCCAACCACATACTATTCCTATAGTTCTTCACAAAGGCCTTGCACCAAGATCAAGAATTGTGGAGCTTATGGCGATGGGGTTCGAATCAGCCCTGTTCTAAACCTTCCACCACCATGCATTTCTAGAGTAACTGTAAGTTTTTTCGGATTTGGTTCTCTCTTCTGTAATGGTAAGgctaaaaagaagaagaaatga